One genomic region from Balaenoptera acutorostrata chromosome 1, mBalAcu1.1, whole genome shotgun sequence encodes:
- the ANKRD35 gene encoding ankyrin repeat domain-containing protein 35 yields MKRIFSCSSSQVAVERWNRRDQKLLEAVQRGDVGCVAALASKKSARPTKLDSNGQSPFHLAASKGLTECLTILLANGADVNSKNEDGSTALHSATISCQPQCVKVLLQHGANEDAVDVENRSPLHWAAFSGCASSVLLLCDHEAFLDVLDNDGRTPLMIASLGGHAAICSQLLQRGARVNVTDKNDKSALILACEKGSTEVAELLLSYGADAGAVDSTGHDALHYALRTQDKILWRLLRQALNRQGRGGQGLVQHPDLASQASPSEPQVGSPWRAEPEEEQEEEEDEDPCSEEWKWKYEEEQRKVSQLEQELLRNTEECKSQSAAYLGLENQIQEQVRELGLLLSQEPGAPGDQGSSLRPGGDGVEQGRTLDLLAKCVQELKKQQQAAAAAAAKPVVASKRAEHSAGGVIQYEAHGRSQPEEQEPPQSPRSETTGKSTGQQLTTNGGQALGPDHTDQLHAGQKARPQAPGAEPTGTVAEPVRTAAMNQLLLQLREELAAVWREKDAARGALSRPDLEGALGTSRAEAAAAAWEKMEARLERVLVRLDWAKAGLQMKPEAPAQEPREGAPKAGPGAITKEGEGKEEGATGACGEPLGAPGGEQMPGGGLAEGQLEKEVSALRLSNSNLLEELGELGRERRRLQGELPSLSQRLQRERVPKPEAQVQLQQLRWSVGLLTDELALEKEATEKLRKRLASQSRGLRGLWDCLPPDLVGRGSARCPAAEPLEELQACVSTLVARHREAQQVLARLEEENQQLRGSPAQRGEPGTSSEASASLQVEALEQDLGKLEEELRAVQATMSGKSQEIGKLKQLLYQATEEVAELRAREAASLRQHEKTRGSLVAQAQAWGRELKALLEKYNTACREMGRLRETVAEERRRSGDLAARAAEQERQASELRVRSEQLEKTAELLKEKVEHLIGAGLDKEAKIKELLKKLEQLSEEILAVRGENAHLARQLQDSQKNHEEIISTYRNHLLNAAQGYLEQGVYNILLRILSIQEE; encoded by the exons GTTTCATCTGGCAGCCTCCAAAGGCCTGACAGAATGTCTGACTATACTACTTGCAAATGGTGCTGACGTCAACAGCAAGAATGAGGATG gGAGCACCGCCCTGCACTCGGCCACCATTTCCTGCCAGCCACAATGTGTCAAGGTCCTGCTGCAG CATGGTGCCAATGAAGATGCTGTAGATGTGGAAAATCGTAGTCCACTGCACTGGGCAG CCTTCTCTGGCTGTGCCTCAAGCGTGCTCCTCCTGTGTGATCACGAAGCCTTCCTGGATGTCCTGGATAAC GATGGACGTACACCCCTGATGATTGCATCGCTGGGTGGTCACGCAGCTATCTGCTCACAGCTACTGCAGAGAGGCGCCCGGGTTAATGTCACTGACAAGAATGACAA ATCGGCTCTGATCCTGGCCTGTGAAAAAGGCAGCACTGAGGTGGCCGAACTGCTCCTGAGCTATGGAGCAGATGCAGGGGCGGTGGACAGCACGGGGCATGATGCTTTGCATTATGCTCTACGCACACAAGACAAGATACTGTGGAGGCTGCTGCGGCAGGCCCTGAACCGGCAGGGGCGGGGAG GTCAGGGGTTAGTTCAACATCCAGATCTTGCATCCCAG gCCTCTCCATCTGAGCCTCAGGTGGGTTCTCCATGGAGAGCGGAGcctgaggaggagcaggaggaagaagaggatgaaGATCCATGTTCAGAGGAGTGGAAGTGGAAGTATGAAGAGGAGCAGAGGAAAGTTTCCCAGTTGGAGCAGGAGCTGCTGCGAAATACGGAAGAGTGTAAGTCTCAATCTGCAGCTTATCTGGGCCTGGAGAACCAGATTCAAGAACAGGTTCGGGAGCTGGGGCTCCTCCTATCACAAGAGCCCGGAGCTCCAGGAGACCAGGGCTCTAGTCTCCGGCCTGGAGGAGATGGCGTGGAGCAGGGTCGTACCCTCGACCTGCTGGCTAAGTGCGTACAAGAGCTAAAGAAGCAGCAACAGGCAGCAGCCGCAGCTGCAGCAAAACCAGTAGTAGCTTCCAAGAGGGCTGAGCATTCAGCTGGAGGGGTGATCCAGTATGAAGCCCATGGAAGGTCCCAACCAGAAGAACAAGAGCCACCCCAGAGCCCAAGGTCTGAGACCACTGGGAAATCCACAGGACAGCAACTGACCACCAATGGTGGGCAGGCCCTTGGCCCTGATCATACTGACCAGCTGCATGCTGGCCAGAAGGCgaggccccaggccccaggggcTGAACCAACAGGCACAGTGGCTGAACCAGTGCGCACAGCAGCCATGAACCAGCTCCTGCTACAGCTGAGGGAGGAGCTGGCTGCCGTGTGGCGAGAAAAGGATGCAGCCCGGGGGGCTTTATCAAGACCAGACCTGGAGGGAGCTCTGGGGACGTCCCGGGCtgaggctgcagcagcagcctgggaGAAGATGGAGGCCAGGTTGGAGCGGGTGCTGGTGAGGCTGGATTGGGCAAAAGCAGGATTACAGATGAAACCTGAGGCCCCTGCCCAGGAGCCCAGAGAGGGAGCCCCAAAGGCAGGCCCAGGGGCCATCACCAAAGAGggtgaagggaaggaggaaggggctaCTGGGGCCTGCGGAGAGCCTCTAGGGGCCCCTGGAGGGGAACAGATGCCAGGAGGGGGCCTGGCGGAGGGACAACTGGAGAAGGAGGTGTCAGCACTGAGGCTGAGCAACAGTAACTTGCTGGAGGAGTTGGGGGAGCTGGGCCGGGAGCGGCGGCGGTTGCAGGGGGAGCTGCCATCCCTGAGCCAGCGGCTACAGCGGGAGCGCGTGCCCAAGCCAGAGGCGCAGGTCCAGCTACAGCAGTTGCGGTGGAGCGTGGGGCTGCTGACAGATGAACTGGCCCTGGAGAAGGAGGCCACAGAGAAGTTGCGGAAGCGCCTGGCCTCCCAGAGCAGAGGCCTCCGGGGACTGTGGGACTGCCTGCCCCCAGACCTGGTGGGCAGGGGGAGTGCACGGTGCCCAGCGGCCGAGCCCCTGGAGGAGCTGCAGGCCTGCGTCAGCACCCTGGTGGCCAGGCACCGCGAGGCCCAGCAGGTGCTGGCTCGGCTAGAAGAGGAAAACCAGCAGCTGCGGGGCTCCCCTGCCCAACGTGGGGAACCGGGCACCTCCTCAGAGGCCTCAGCGTCCCTCCAAGTTGAAGCTCTGGAGCAAGACCTGGGGAAGCTGGAGGAAGAGCTGAGGGCGGTTCAGGCCACGATGAGCGGGAAGAGCCAGGAGATCGGGAAGCTGAAGCAGCTGCTCTACCAAGCCACGGAGGAGGTGGCTGAGCTCAGGGCCCGGGAGGCGGCCAGTCTGCGGCAGCATGAGAAAACTCGGGGCTCACTGGTGGCCCAGGCCCAGGCTTGGGGCCGGGAGCTAAAGGCCCTGCTGGAAAAGTATAACACGGCCTGCCGGGAGATGGGTCGGCTGCGGGAGACGGTGGCCGAGGAGCGGCGCAGGAGCGGGGACCTGGCCGCGCGCGCGGCGGAGCAGGAGCGCCAGGCCAGCGAGCTGCGCGTGCGCTCCGAGCAGTTGGAGAAAACGGCGGAGCTGCTGAAAGAGAAGGTGGAGCATCTCATCGGGGCCGGCCTGGACAAGGAAGCCAAG ATCAAGGAATTGTTGAAGAAGTTGGAGCAGCTTTCAGAGGAGATTCTAGCAGTTCGGGGAGAAAATGCTCACCTTGCCCGACAGCTGCAA